CTTCCTCCGTTATTGATTAGCCAAGTTGAGCATTTCTTTAGCCACTATAAAGATTTAGAACCAGGCAAATGGGTGAAAATCAGCGGTTGGGAAGGTGCTGACGTTGCTAAAGCGGAAGTATTGAAAGCAATCGAAGCTGCTAAAAAATAAGCTCTAATTTTTAAGCCTAGAGTGTCACAATTGATTCTGGGCTTAATAAAAAACCTACCTGTGTGACCAGAGGTAGGTTTTTTTATGCTTGATAAATCTGTGAATTAGAATAATTTCACAGGAATATCTAAGAAAATACGCCATTCATTGGTATCACCGATGTAAGCGCCTTGGTAAGCATCACTTGCACGGTAGTAAGAGTTACGAATACGAAGGCTTGCATCTTTAGCAAAACCACTTTGAACTGTGTATTTCACTTGGTTAAAGAATTCGCGTTCTTGAGCATCATCAGTTACATTTCTAACCTTGATGTCCCAACCATATACAAATGCAGTGGTCCAATTTAAACCAGGTAATACGCCTAACTTGCCAAAATCAACATTGTATTGAATTTGAGCAGATTTCTCGTGGTTACCGATGAAATCAGACATATAAGAGTTTGGCAAATAAATACTTTGGAAACCATCAGCATTTTGGCCATAGTCGTAACCAACATTACCAGTGTTTTGTTGATATGCTAACATCACACTATGTGGACCAGTCGCATAAGTTCCTGAAATAGCCCAAATATTATTGGTCTTTTCTTCGCCAGCTATACCATCCGCAGCATAATTTGGTGCTACAGTTCCAGTTGCTGAATAAGTGTGTGCATTTGCATCAAACTTAGTATGGTATCCACTAAAATCATAAGTTAATGAACTGTCATTTGCTAAAGGTTGTTTAAAGTTAACATTAGCATAATGGCGTTCAAGAGCATTTTTGCTGTCTAAGCCATAATAAGATGCATTTAAGTTATCATTAAACTTATATTTAGCACCCCAAACAATTGCACGGTCAAGACCTCTGCCAGAAGCATCCGCATCGGTATTGATTTGGTCAGACATTTGGTCTTTAGTAAATTTACCAGCAACAACCTCAAGGTTCTTGATTTCATGGCTAGTTAATAAAGTACCTGTGAAGTATTCAGGAACCATACGTCCTGTATTACTTGCAAGGACTGGTAAGTCGAGTACTTGAGTACCGTAACGTACTGTTGTATTCGAGAAA
The window above is part of the Acinetobacter baumannii genome. Proteins encoded here:
- a CDS encoding OprD family outer membrane porin, whose amino-acid sequence is MLKAQKLTLAVLISAAIISSAQASEQSEAKGFVEDANGSILFRTGYLTRDKKQGAKDTSSVAQSAIVSIESGFTPGIVGFGVGVVGDGSFKIGENKNAGNQMIPKHNDGSAYDHWARGGGSVKARFSNTTVRYGTQVLDLPVLASNTGRMVPEYFTGTLLTSHEIKNLEVVAGKFTKDQMSDQINTDADASGRGLDRAIVWGAKYKFNDNLNASYYGLDSKNALERHYANVNFKQPLANDSSLTYDFSGYHTKFDANAHTYSATGTVAPNYAADGIAGEEKTNNIWAISGTYATGPHSVMLAYQQNTGNVGYDYGQNADGFQSIYLPNSYMSDFIGNHEKSAQIQYNVDFGKLGVLPGLNWTTAFVYGWDIKVRNVTDDAQEREFFNQVKYTVQSGFAKDASLRIRNSYYRASDAYQGAYIGDTNEWRIFLDIPVKLF